One window from the genome of Daphnia pulex isolate KAP4 chromosome 9, ASM2113471v1 encodes:
- the LOC124202652 gene encoding glutamate receptor ionotropic, kainate glr-3-like produces the protein MPKTPVWLPAVTSQRFRFSAHRRCQFNFQLESLDVNQYAQNDLGGHHFNYLVFDNPPFDTVTRGPNGTFTFFGSDYYLTDWLASKFNFTYSFVLINQTIAEKYGTHEALFYQLINDKDVDGIACSFYLTMDRVERMDYTFFTWSEGFSLVVPRPGEESRLFAFIGPFQPTVWLLVFISLIVIIGTMTLFTWCYNGCFTVVSTDEATVDSESTTRHNRNVSRQRSNFIFFGPHITYVINTITNQGGREAFSRNSFRVLAGVWVLCATVLVNSYTGIVISSLTKPKMKPSIESFEDLAASSEIGVVLRHDTSIGEQILKATSGVYKVLGDKARRHPDQILGDPFKLAAKLQTGHYAYPFLRTFGIAFVGSQYKKDKKCRFKTSKMLPISTGFYSLLFKKGSSYTKTISQGLMNLWESGFMMFWVRNLPTIPKANECFADEKNRVSRLVPIRLSDLTSAFLILGIGIGLATLSFLLELIYYNMAKK, from the exons atgCCCAAAACGCCTGTCTGGCTGCCTGCCGTCACATCGCAGAGATTCAGATTCTCTGCTCATCGACGATGTCAGTTTAATTTTCAGCTAGAGAGCCTTGACGTCAATCAATACGCGC AAAACGATTTAGGTGGCCATCACTTTAATTACCTTGTTTTCGAT aatCCACCTTTTGATACTGTAACCAGAGGACCTAACGGTACGTTTACATTCTTCGGATCGGACTATTACTTAACTGATTGGCTTGCGTCAAAATTTAACTTCAC ATATTCTTTCGTGTTGATAAATCAAACCATTGCCGAAAAATACGGCACACACGAAGCGCTGTTTTACCAACTCATCAACGACAAA gATGTTGACGGAATAGCATGTTCTTTCTACTTAACGATGGACAGAGTGGAAAGAATGGACTACACCTTCTTCACGTGGTCTGAAGGATTTAGTCTTGTTGTGCCAAGACCTGGAGAGGAAAGCAGATTATTTGCTTTCATTGGTCCATTTCAACCTACG GTTTGGTTGTTGGTTTTCATTAGTCTTATCGTCATAATCGGGACCATGACACTCTTTACCTGGTGCTACAATGGATGTTTCACTGTCGTTTCAACGGACGAGGCTACTGTCGACTCTGAATCAACAACTCGACATAATCGCAACGTTTCACGTCAAAGGAGCAACTTTATCTTCTTTGGTCCCCACATAACCTATGTTATTAATACCATAACGAATCAAG GAGGAAGAGAAGCGTTTAGTCGCAACTCGTTTCGGGTCCTGGCCGGAGTTTGGGTTTTGTGCGCTACTGTTTTGGTTAACTCTTACACGGGAATCGTCATTTCGTCACTCACCAAGCCGAAAATGAAGCCGTCCATCGAATCTTTTGAAGATTTGGCTGCGAGTTCAGAGATTGGGGTCGTTCTCCGACATGACACGTCAATTGGAGAACAAATTCTG AAAGCAACTTCTGGCGTTTATAAGGTCTTGGGTGATAAAGCTCGGCGTCATCCGGATCAAATACTCGGCGATCCTTTCAAGTTGGCCGCTAAACTGCAGACCGGTCACTACGCTTACCCTTTT CTTCGCACTTTTGGCATTGCATTTGTCGGTTCGCAGTATAAAAAGGATAAGAAATGCCGATTTAAAACTTCTAAAATGTTGCCCATCTCTACGGGATTTTATTCGTTGCTTTTTAAGAAGGGAAGCTCATACACTAAAACAATTAGCCAAGG GCTCATGAATCTTTGGGAGAGTGGTTTTATGATGTTTTGGGTGAGGAACCTCCCTACCATACCAAAAGCAAACGAATGTTTCGCCGACGAAAAGAATCGAGTCTCTCGTCTAGTTCCGATTCGGCTGTCCGATTTGACTAGTGCTTTTCTGATCCTAGGAATTGGAATTGGATTGGCGACACTAAGTTTCTTGCTAGAATTGATCTACTATAATATGGCTAAAAAATAG
- the LOC124202658 gene encoding uncharacterized protein LOC124202658, producing the protein MAKFSTVQAREIRCGLFNIRWELRKDLKEKGFCQDYVKLKVYKSSWVFDMGFEYSVALKKSKNLNKSFTVKDVSQEELENNSEEEMEEEEVEEEEADEYSVNGNEPGDDFDEDGSEIGHEGNEEDSNNEGEHDAKKPEDQTDESSSHLNKTEICPMHMWIYTSESVSGIEKQLVKDDIDNGWRVDWCDSKLPEFINLWIDFGTESPTEKNVIKTMSGLASMFHDQHRCDVKFRFKDEKSVDAHILILSVGSPVFSAMFQSGFLESQTREVTITDIDLEIFLQLLDYLYTGSAPKLADENITQLLFEAADKYSVENLKSDCLEALQERVRLDNVVNLLVWSNFHSTKPLFDMALDFIVNNFRKLFVQADFEDFLKNYPDLCLMVMKRVASLPCQCDQDETMPSTESSS; encoded by the coding sequence ATGGCAAAATTTTCCACAGTCCAGGCAAGAGAAATTCGATGTGGGTTATTCAACATCAGATGGGAATTAAGAAAAGATTTAAAGGAGAAAGGTTTCTGTCAAGATTATGTTAAACTTAAAGTATACAAGTCATCCTGGGTCTTTGACATGGGTTTTGAATATTCTGTCGCacttaaaaaaagtaagaatttaaacaaaagttttactGTCAAAGATGTCAGCCAAGAAGAACTGGAAAACAActctgaagaagaaatggaggaagaagaagtggaggaagaagaagcagatgaATACTCAGTTAATGGAAATGAACCAGGAGATGATTTTGATGAAGATGGCAGTGAAATTGGTCATGAAGGTAATGAAGAAGATAGCAACAATGAAGGTGAACACGATGCTAAAAAACCAGAAGACCAGACGGATGAGAGTTCTTCCCATCTcaacaaaactgaaatttgCCCTATGCATATGTGGATCTACACCTCTGAATCTGTATCAGGAATTGAAAAGCAACTTGTAAAAGATGATATTGATAATGGATGGAGAGTAGATTGGTGTGACTCTAAATTACCCGAATTCATCAATCTGTGGATAGATTTCGGAACTGAGTCCCCAACAGAAAAGAATGTCATCAAAACAATGAGTGGCCTCGCCAGTATGTTTCACGATCAACATCGGTGTGATGTCAAATTCCGCttcaaagatgaaaaatccgTTGATGCACACATCTTAATTCTTTCAGTTGGCAGCCCGGTGTTTTCGGCCATGTTCCAGTCGGGTTTCCTAGAGTCCCAAACGCGTGAAGTGACCATCACTGAtattgatttggaaatatttctgcaactTCTCGACTACCTGTACACTGGCAGCGCACCCAAACTCGCAGATGAAAACATCACCCAATTACTCTTCGAGGCTGCGGATAAATACTCCGTCGAAAACCTTAAAAGTGATTGTCTCGAAGCTCTGCAGGAACGAGTGAGACTCGACAACGTCGTCAACTTATTGGTTTGGTCTAACTTTCACTCAACAAAACCGCTTTTTGATATGGCGTTGGATTTCATCGTTAACAATTTTCGCAAGCTCTTTGTCCAAGCCGACTTCGAGGACTTCTTGAAGAATTATCCGGATTTGTGCTTGATGGTCATGAAACGTGTCGCTTCCCTTCCGTGCCAATGCGACCAAGATGAAACAATGCCATCTACAGAATCGTCATCTTAA